From the Perca flavescens isolate YP-PL-M2 chromosome 21, PFLA_1.0, whole genome shotgun sequence genome, one window contains:
- the g6pc1a.1 gene encoding glucose-6-phosphatase a, catalytic subunit, tandem duplicate 1 isoform X2 — MDLLHSWGVELAVHLQTTYSRYEGSFSLASTVADLHTTFFCFFPIWFHLRRDTGLRLIWVAVLGDWLNLVLKWVLFGERPYWWVHETRFYGTGPAPSLQQFPITCETGPAMPPFIIQVSLWMLMGLVVLVVCMSRVYMAAHFPHQVVAGVITGVLVAEVVSKGKWLYSASMKKYFYTTLFLTSFAVGFYVILKALGVDLLWTLEKAQKWCVRAEWVHLDSTPFASLLRNMGTLFGLGLGLHSPLYTETKKRSTSFKMGCIIVSLFLLQLLDGWTFSSENLIIFYFVSFGKSAVALLIPTTLVPWALCWICKGKRDDKNL; from the exons ATGGATCTTCTTCACAGTTGGGGGGTTGAGCTGGCGGTCCATCTGCAGACCACATACAGCAGGTATGAGGGCTCGTTTAGCCTGGCGTCCACAGTGGCCGACCTGCACACCACGTTCTTCTGCTTCTTCCCGATCTGGTTCCACCTGCGGAGGGACACGGGGCTCAGGCTCATCTGGGTGGCCGTCCTCGGAGACTGGCTCAACTTGGTCCTGAAGTG GGTTCTATTTGGGGAGAGACCATACTGGTGGGTTCACGAGACCCGGTTTTATGGAACGGGACCGGCCCCTTCTCTGCAGCAGTTTCCCATCACATGTGAGACTGGACCAG CGATGCCCCCCTTTATTATACAAGTGA GCCTGTGGATGCTAATGGGCCTGGTAGTGCTGGTGGTCTGCATGTCCAGGGTCTACATGGCTGCCCACTTCCCACACCAGGTCGTTGCTGGAGTCATTACGG GTGTACTTGTCGCTGAGGTTGTCTCAAAGGGGAAATGGCTCTACAGCGCCAGCATGAAGAAATACTTCTACACAACTCTCTTCTTGACCTCCTTTGCTGTTGGCTTCTATGTCATCCTCAAAGCTCTGGGTGTGGACCTGCTGTGGACCCTGGAGAAAGCCCAGAAGTGGTGCGTGAGAGCAGAGTGGGTGCACCTGGACAGCACGCCCTTCGCCAGCCTCCTGCGTAACATGGGCACCCTGTTCGGCCTGGGTCTGGGTCTGCACTCGCCCCTCTACACTGAGACCAAGAAAAGAAGCACCAGTTTCAAGATGGGATGTATTATTGTCTCCTTGTTTCTGCTTCAGctgttggatggatggacattttCCTCGGAAAATCTTATAATTTTCTATTTTGTGTCTTTTGGTAAAAGTGCGGTTGCGCTTTTAATCCCAACCACTCTGGTTCCCTGGGCGCTCTGCTGGATTTGCAAGGGAAAGAGAGATGACAAGAATTTGTGA
- the g6pc1a.1 gene encoding glucose-6-phosphatase a, catalytic subunit, tandem duplicate 1 isoform X1 encodes MDLLHSWGVELAVHLQTTYSRYEGSFSLASTVADLHTTFFCFFPIWFHLRRDTGLRLIWVAVLGDWLNLVLKWVLFGERPYWWVHETRFYGTGPAPSLQQFPITCETGPGSPSGHAMGAAGVWYVMVTALLTIATEKRCPPLLYKFLQAGLWMLMGLVVLVVCMSRVYMAAHFPHQVVAGVITGVLVAEVVSKGKWLYSASMKKYFYTTLFLTSFAVGFYVILKALGVDLLWTLEKAQKWCVRAEWVHLDSTPFASLLRNMGTLFGLGLGLHSPLYTETKKRSTSFKMGCIIVSLFLLQLLDGWTFSSENLIIFYFVSFGKSAVALLIPTTLVPWALCWICKGKRDDKNL; translated from the exons ATGGATCTTCTTCACAGTTGGGGGGTTGAGCTGGCGGTCCATCTGCAGACCACATACAGCAGGTATGAGGGCTCGTTTAGCCTGGCGTCCACAGTGGCCGACCTGCACACCACGTTCTTCTGCTTCTTCCCGATCTGGTTCCACCTGCGGAGGGACACGGGGCTCAGGCTCATCTGGGTGGCCGTCCTCGGAGACTGGCTCAACTTGGTCCTGAAGTG GGTTCTATTTGGGGAGAGACCATACTGGTGGGTTCACGAGACCCGGTTTTATGGAACGGGACCGGCCCCTTCTCTGCAGCAGTTTCCCATCACATGTGAGACTGGACCAG GAAGCCCTTCAGGTCATGCTATGGGTGCAGCTGGGGTCTGGTATGTGATGGTAACTGCGCTACTCACTATTGCAACAGAGAAGCGATGCCCCCCTTTATTATACAA GTTCCTGCAGGCAGGCCTGTGGATGCTAATGGGCCTGGTAGTGCTGGTGGTCTGCATGTCCAGGGTCTACATGGCTGCCCACTTCCCACACCAGGTCGTTGCTGGAGTCATTACGG GTGTACTTGTCGCTGAGGTTGTCTCAAAGGGGAAATGGCTCTACAGCGCCAGCATGAAGAAATACTTCTACACAACTCTCTTCTTGACCTCCTTTGCTGTTGGCTTCTATGTCATCCTCAAAGCTCTGGGTGTGGACCTGCTGTGGACCCTGGAGAAAGCCCAGAAGTGGTGCGTGAGAGCAGAGTGGGTGCACCTGGACAGCACGCCCTTCGCCAGCCTCCTGCGTAACATGGGCACCCTGTTCGGCCTGGGTCTGGGTCTGCACTCGCCCCTCTACACTGAGACCAAGAAAAGAAGCACCAGTTTCAAGATGGGATGTATTATTGTCTCCTTGTTTCTGCTTCAGctgttggatggatggacattttCCTCGGAAAATCTTATAATTTTCTATTTTGTGTCTTTTGGTAAAAGTGCGGTTGCGCTTTTAATCCCAACCACTCTGGTTCCCTGGGCGCTCTGCTGGATTTGCAAGGGAAAGAGAGATGACAAGAATTTGTGA